The genomic window AATTAAAACAACACTCTACTCACCATATTGGCCGGGTAAGAGAAATCGACTCCAACCCTCGCTATACCCAACGAATCGACGCGGTTCACTTTGCGCTCGATAATGACGACGGCGGTCGTACTCGAGACTATGATAAAGCTGATTTAATTTTAATTGGTGTTTCTCGCTGTGGTAAAACACCAACTTGTTTATATCTGGCCATGCAATTTGGTATTCGAGCAGCCAACTATCCTTTTACTGAAGATGATATGGATAATTTGAAACTTTCAGAGTGCTTAAAACCCTATAAAAATAAACTATTTGGCTTAACTATTGAGCCTGAACGTTTGTCAGCTATTCGTCAAGAGCGACGCTCTAACAGTCGTTATGCGTCATTACGCCAGTGCCAGCAAGAAACCAAAGAAGTCGAAATCTTGCTACA from Spartinivicinus poritis includes these protein-coding regions:
- the ppsR gene encoding posphoenolpyruvate synthetase regulatory kinase/phosphorylase PpsR — translated: MKRCVFFISDSTGITAESLGQSLLTQFEHIEFDCHTVPFVDTIDKAQKVVEDIKQMGLSNGHRPIIISTIVDQQISLLFKAIDAFMMDIFSSYLSPLEQELKQHSTHHIGRVREIDSNPRYTQRIDAVHFALDNDDGGRTRDYDKADLILIGVSRCGKTPTCLYLAMQFGIRAANYPFTEDDMDNLKLSECLKPYKNKLFGLTIEPERLSAIRQERRSNSRYASLRQCQQETKEVEILLQKERIPFINTTHLSVEEISTRILSQVGIERRF